TTTGAGCGTCGGCCATTCTTTAGGCCCCACTAAATCAATACCTTGCAACCCGATACTTTTGGCCGTGGCGCAGAGCTGGTCCAAGGATAAATCGCCGTAGCACCAGCGGCAAACCGATTGCTTGATATTATTTTTCAAAGGCGGGTTTTGCGAAGGTGTGGCCGCGGCCGCCGGCAGGGCTCCCGCCGCCCCAATGGCTACCGTGCTGGCCAGCAGGTTTTTGAGTACCGTGCGGCGGGTGGGGCGGGTAGGCATAGCGGCTTAGTTAGGGAGGTGGATTGTGGTTCTAACGAGCGCCTCCGCCAGCAACCGCAAGCAAATGCGGCCGGGTAGGGAGGCGCTCGTCAGCACGACTTACTTCAGGCTCAGAATATACTTGGTCATTTCTTTGGCATCGGCCAGCGAAAGCTGGGGATGCGCCGACATAGGAATAGCGCCCCAATGGCCGCTACCACCCTTTATTACCCGGTTGGCGAGCATGGTAATGTTGGCCTCCGTATCGGGATATTTTTCAGCCACCGCGATGTAGGCCGGGCCCACCAGCTTCACGTCTTCCTTGTGGCAGCCCAGGCAGTCGGAACCCTTGATGAGCTGCGCACCCTTGGACACTAGGCCGCCCGTGTGCTCGGTGCCGATTTTATTCACGCTGGTATCGACCTGCGGCTGGCGCGCCACAGCGGCCAGGTTGGTGCCCACGGTCGTGTCGCGCATGGTAGCGTTGCCGTCGCCGGGGGTAGGGCCGGCAGCACTTTTACGGTCGGCCTCGTCGGGCTTGTAGCCCGAGTCGCAGGCGGCCAGCAGGGCGCAGGCGCTTAGGAAAAGGAGGACTTTTTTCATGAGAAAGTAGAATTAGAGGCCTAGCAAGGCCCGGTTGAACGCGGCGTCGGTGGCGGTGCCAGCGAAGTCGTCGAAGGCTTTATTGGTTATGCGAATAAGGTGATTTTTGATGAATTCGGCCCCTTCGCGAGCCCCATCTTCCTGGTTTTTGAGGGCGCATTCCCACTCCAGCACGGCCCAGCCGGGGAAGTCGTATTGCGCCATTTTACTGAAAACGGCCTTAAAATCGACCTGCCCATCGCCTAGCGAGCGGAAGCGACCGGCGCGGTTCAGCCAGCTTTGGTAGCCGCCGTACACGCCCTGCCGGCCGGTAGGGTTAAACTCAGCATCCTTGACGTGAAACATCTTGATGCGCTCGTGGTAGATGTCGATATATTCCAGGTAATCTAGGCATTGCAGCACGAAGTGCGAGGGGTCGTAGAGCAGGCAGGCGCGCGGATGGTCGTTGACTTCGGTCAGGAACATTTCGTAGCTGATGCCATCGTGCAGGTCTTCGCCGGCATGAATCTCGTAGCACAGGTCAACCCCCTCGTTGTCAAACTCATCCAGGATGGGCAGCCAGCGTCGGCCCAGCTCCGCGAAGCCTTCCTCCACCAGGCCGGCCGGGCGCTGCGGCCAGGGGTAGACCATCGGCCAGAGCAGCGCGCCGCTGAACGTAGCGTGCGCTTTCAGCCCCAACCGGCGCGACGCCTTGGCCGCGTAGATGAGCTGTTGCACGGCCCACTGCTGCCGGGCCACCGGGTTGCCGCGCACCGCCTCGGGCGCAAAGCCGTCGAACAGCTTATCATAAGCCGGATTCACGGCTACCAGCTGGCCCTGCAAGTGCGTGGATAACTCGGTGATTTCCAGGCCAGCGGCCCGCACCTTGCCCGTTAGCTCATCGGCGTAGGTCTGGCTTTCGGCCGCCAGTTGCAAGTCAATGAAGCGCTTATCCAGGGTGGGCAGTTGAATGCCTTTGAAGCCCAAGTCCTTGGCCCAGGCGCAGATGCTTTCGAGGCTGTTGTAGGGCGCTTGGTCGCTGATGAACTGGGCCAGGAAAATGGCGGGGCCTTGGATGGTCGTCATGGTTTTTGAGATGCTAACTTTTATTACTAAACGTCATGCTGAGCTTGTCGAAGCATCTCTACCGCACCGTTGAGCGGCTAGGGTGAAGCGGTAGAGATGCTGCGACAAGCTCAGCATGACGTTCTATTAAATTCATAAACAAACTCCTTATCAAACCCTAAACTCCGTCCATTTCTCGCTTGACTTCCCCGAGGCAATCACGTTTTCGATAAAAGCCATGCCGCGCACGCCGTCCTCGATGCCGGGGTAGTCGAGGGCTTCGGGGGGGGGTAGGGTGCCAGCGGCGCGGGCTTGCA
The genomic region above belongs to Hymenobacter psoromatis and contains:
- a CDS encoding c-type cytochrome; the encoded protein is MKKVLLFLSACALLAACDSGYKPDEADRKSAAGPTPGDGNATMRDTTVGTNLAAVARQPQVDTSVNKIGTEHTGGLVSKGAQLIKGSDCLGCHKEDVKLVGPAYIAVAEKYPDTEANITMLANRVIKGGSGHWGAIPMSAHPQLSLADAKEMTKYILSLK
- a CDS encoding sugar phosphate isomerase/epimerase family protein, which translates into the protein MTTIQGPAIFLAQFISDQAPYNSLESICAWAKDLGFKGIQLPTLDKRFIDLQLAAESQTYADELTGKVRAAGLEITELSTHLQGQLVAVNPAYDKLFDGFAPEAVRGNPVARQQWAVQQLIYAAKASRRLGLKAHATFSGALLWPMVYPWPQRPAGLVEEGFAELGRRWLPILDEFDNEGVDLCYEIHAGEDLHDGISYEMFLTEVNDHPRACLLYDPSHFVLQCLDYLEYIDIYHERIKMFHVKDAEFNPTGRQGVYGGYQSWLNRAGRFRSLGDGQVDFKAVFSKMAQYDFPGWAVLEWECALKNQEDGAREGAEFIKNHLIRITNKAFDDFAGTATDAAFNRALLGL